From the Mya arenaria isolate MELC-2E11 chromosome 17, ASM2691426v1 genome, the window GACGTTTCTAGAGAATAAGATTATTATAGGCAAGACTAAGATCCTTGAAGGGAACGGGTTCCAGGATGAGTATGATCAATTACTAAATGCATACCTAATTTAGAAtactttttaaagtatattGAAGTACATATATGCTGTAATACACGAGGAATACACTTACTCTACACACACGGGATCGTCAATGCATCACGCACCTGCACACTTatagaaataatattcaaaagttGGCCGTGAGTATTGAATTAAATCAAGATTTGAATCATCTGATAAATACGTGATTTTGTGTTGCAGACGGTTGCATGCCATTCACATTTGGTAACTGGCACAGATGGGGACCGTGTTCGGCGCCCTGTGGCGGTGGTACTAGAGACAGATACAAAGAATCATGTGTTCGAGCTGACGAAAAATGGGACCATGGCTCTTGCAATGAGTTTTGCTACCATGGGGGCGTATATACGTCCTTTGGCTGTTTTTGCTCAAGTTCGCGCACGGGCAGATGCTGTGAAGGTATGTATTTTTACGTAGCAAGCCTTGTACCGCATTTTTGTAATACTAGTATGTATCTTTTTATACATTATcacttttaatttaaatcaagAATAATTGACACTTAAAAGAACATATTTACTATACACATGATAATTCTAATAGTAAGATTTGATGACCACACATTAAAATGCATAGACCTCCAATTCTGCTACTACTGAGCCAGAAACATATTGCCTTATGAATGGGTTTGTTTCCTCCTAGATagtgttaatattttcaaaaagatgGCACTGATTACATATGCCAATACACTTGCATTGATATTATACTCCTGTAAACATTACACGCGCAATAATAAAACACTCGCAGTAACATTAAACTCGCTTGACGATTACACTCGCATTGGCATTATACTTCCATTAATATTATACTCGCATTATAATTACACTCGCATCTGTAATATACTCGCATTAAGTTTTCACTCACATTGGTATTATTCTTGCATTAACATTTCACTCACATTGGTATTATACTCGCATTAACATTTCACTCACATTGGTATTATACTCGCATTAACATTACACTCACATAGACTTATACTCGTATTAACATTACACTTACAATGATATTATACTCGCATTAACATTTCACTCACATTGGCATTACACTAACATTGGCATAAGacatgtttttacataattaaattggcatgaaatattcatttcttaTACACTCCTCTCGGCATAAGACTCGCTAGGGCAATATACTCTCAATGTCATTACACTTGAATAGTCATTGTACTTGAAATTTAATAGGCATTACACTCGTATGTGGGAACACTTGcattgaaatgatatatatgcaTAACAATTGCATTGCTTTTTCACTTACACTCGCATTGGCATAAGACGCGCAAATGCATACTATTCAAAATGCATAGAACAGTCGCATTGACAGAATATTTGCATTAACATAACACTCATGTTGACATTACACTCGCATTAACATACCACTCATGTTGGCTTTACACTctcatttacattaaaatcaCATATGCATTATACTCGCATTGTCATTATACTCGCATTCACACTAGAATCACATTCGCATAACAGTCGCATTGACATTATACTAgtataaacattagaatcaCATTGACATTATACTCGTATTGACATTATACTCGCATTAACATTATAATCACATTGGCATTTTTATACTCTCATTGACATTATACTCGCATTTGCACTAGAATTACATTGGCATTACACTCGCATTGGCATTATACTAGCATTAACGTTAGAATCACATTGGCATTATACTCGCATTAATATATCACTCACATTGACATTATTCTCGCATTAACATAACAATCACATAAACATTACAATCACATTAATATTACAATCACATTAACATTACAATCACATTAGCATTATACTCGCAGTGACATTACAATCACTTTGGCATTACACTCGCATTAACATTATACTCGCATTTACATCACAATCACATAAATCTAGGACCGTTCTACTTATAGCTGAAGGAGCACTGACGATCGCACAGGTCGGATTAGAGGCAGCCAAATCCGTTATGGAAGCCGCAAAATTGGCTCTTGAAGCTGTGAAAGCGGTCGTAAGCCTTGGAATTAATGCGCTTAATTTTATCATCACATATGGAATAGGTTCATTGATAGATGTTCGGAATTGTGGTTTTGAAATAGATATCGTCACAGGTTCTGCGCCTGTTTTTGATGTCCACTGTGAAGTGAATGCCTTCAGATCTGGTTTTAAGCAAGTGCAGATACGGataaatttcaacaattttgttCAAAGTATTTGGAATAGTGCAAAAGCAACAATTGAAGCCTTTTTGGAACCTATCGGAAAAATTTTGGGAAGGAAACGCAGAGAGATAGAACATCAGGCAATATTTGGTCTTCACAGAATTATACGATCTGCAAAAGAGTTTGATCTCAATGATACTGAATTTGAAGCATTTGCTAACAAATCTATAAATACTATATTCAGAACATCGGGATTCCAAAACACAACGAGCGATAGCGATTACGATGTACGAAAAGAAATTTATGCAGAAAAGTGTGATAAATTTACTAATGCCCTTACATTTTTCCAGGAAgctattgatattttgttcGGAATGGTTAATGAAACAGCTTCAACACTGACAAATGCTACGACCCTGGAATCAACACTTTCTGGCTTTAACTTAGACGATATTTCTTCTAACATTTCAGTCGAAAGCATGGGGATAGACCCCGATATTGCACTGAATGAGTTCAATATAAGTCTTGCAGATCTCCAGGAATCAATAGAAAATTCTAAAGCAAATTTTTCCACTGATCCGTTACTATCGAATATTGATACTTTAACGAACGAAGCAGGGTCTTTATTGCGCAATCAGACGGAAAGCACCAATAACATATTGATTGTTAATCAATGGATCAACGCAATGAATAATTTATCCGTACAATATTATGATGCAGACGTGTGTATCTCGTTTATGGATTGTTCTCACTATGCTATCACAATTATGTATGAACTTTACATGGCcgaaaatataacaaatcaaGAAGATAGTCTAGCAAGCTTATCACATTTTGAAGATATGCTTTTATATTTAACTGGAAATGGATCACACACTATAAATGACGTTCACATATTGACGTCTGATATTCTTGATGAGTTAAAGATGATAAAAACTTTGAACATGTTCTGTTCTGAAGCTCCGGATATAATCGGTTTAAATCCAGACATATCGGTTGTTCAAGGAGAAAAGGTCAGTTTGATCTGCAACGCTTCTGGTGAGCCGTCACCCACATTTTCTTGGTACAAAGATGATGAAATCATAGACGGTGAATCTGAGATAGTCCTAGAAATTGCAAACAGTTCCATCTACCACGCTGGATTATACCATTGCGTAGCGGGGAACATTATCGCTAGACTAACATTCCCGCCCTCAAGCGTGAGAGTTTCAGGTACTATATGTTACCTTAGTTTAtatctgaaatataatattaatcattCTCGAGTACGTCTACTTGGCTGAACCAATGATGTGCCCTTTTTGAGATGCTAAGAGAAAGTTCCCGTGGTGGGAATCAAACAAATGTGTTCTGTGTTGAGTGGCTGTCAACTAACCTCGACCATTTTACCGTAGCaagttatttatcaataatgttttcttACGCGAATCTGTTTGTCGTGTTGCAGAAGAGGAATCAAAACCGATTCATGATGTAGTCACCACTCCAAGAATTGCAGTTGCATCGGCTATAAATGACGACAACGATGGTTTGAAAAAGGAACACGGTATGCACtagttatatattaaaagatagaaaaatgagttttaaaaagaatatataagATATGAATGCgaatacaataacaacataaaacaatatacaagtacctgtttgaacaaaaataattgatacatgTCCTACAGTGCTGGTAATGGTCATCAATAACAagtgtaatattattattgtttgtagCTGATGACAAGGAGTCCTTTCCGCTTGTGGCTGTTATGGTCCCCACGGTCGTGGTACTAGTTGTTGCCGCCGGAGTGGCTGCGTACAGTTGGCGGTTATACAAAAGgtaatgcatttgtttgattaatttatataatacattttaatattatactATTAAAAGATTACTGCCTTACTTTAATCAGTTGGGTCAGACAGACTAAACCCTTACCTTTTGTGCTTCGATATGCCCAGGTAATCTTTTGTATCCTGTTTAATCGGTGTGGTACCATTACCTAACATGTTAAGCAACTCATAAATGAGTAATGTGTCTATATTTCAGGAGACTGTCGAGGAAAGCTAATGCTACAGCAGCAGCGTCAGTATGAATATGGTGCGGCCAGACGTTAGTAAACCAGTATTTAGACTGGATAAGGTTGGCAAGAATCCGGCGGATATCTAACTAAAGTCTTTCttctttttgtcaaaatgttatatttagattttgtttttttgtttgataattttggGAGTGGTGTGGCATAAAAGATCATAGGATTACATTTTGACTTTCGTATAGGTTGCTTTCTcgattcagacttatttgtattttgtttatcattcacatacaataatacattgcattttgttttggttattATGATGTAAAATTTAAGCAACGTATCATTCTTCTATGATATTTCTCCTAACATAAACATTGGTTGGAAATTTTTTGACGtatcattaatacaaattaaaaaaaaaaaactatttggaCAAGGACAGTAGtctaaaattcaaatatttacccTGTTTGGTACACGGTACGGGTTCcatcaaaaataaacaagagaaccaaacgtacaaacaccacaaacagaccacacgcGCATCACAGTAGCTTCATCAATAAAATTGAATGGTGAGATTCCCGCTTTGGGTGGTTTTTGTCTGCTAGCTTAAcgtatatttaaaaacaaggataatgtttatgaatattatAGCTTATTTTAGCCTAATATATGCATTCTATATTTcccaatacaataacaaatagaTGTGCGACTGAAACATATACAACATCTCCGCTGTTTGTCTGTCACGAGATTCACGAGTTACATATTTATTCACCTTACATTTTTATGGTGAGACATACCATAGTATGTGAACTAAATATCCTACGTTGTATTCTAGTTTCATAgtcagtttgtttttaaatcaatttttattgtgtcttttttcttcttttttgtgtacacatatgtattttCTGAAGGAAAAGTTTTAGTTTGATGTGCTTTTGTGAAAGATTTTACTTTATATGAAACATTGTGAAATTTATCTTGAAACATTGTGAAATTGTTCTTGAATCATATaagtttgaaacatttaaaaaggcGACAAAACAGAAAAGACAATATAAAATAGATAACTGGCCATCCGGTTTTTGAAACTACAACCTTCAATGCTTTATGGTGCTTTTACAGATTAAACATAAAAGCGGACACAAACGAAAATTCCATCAGTTTCAatcttgtttaattattggtaaAATGGTATTTTCTCCGCGCATGTGTCATAATAAACAGGGACCAACACTTTCTTGTATGCTTGTCAGCTccaaccatttttattttttttattttttttattttctcgTTTTAAAGTTTCATAACACATTTAACGAAATGAGTCATCGTGATACGTAAGACGAAGTACTTTTCGGCAAACGTCTTGTTTGAACTGGTTTGTATACAAATGTAACGCAGTTTTCAAGGAAGCACCAAAACACACACCTATTCAACTACCTTAAATGTGTCAGAAGATGACCTTAACCGCTCCAATACTTCAAACGCTTAATCTTTTTCGACCATCACCATTCACCAGCACGTCAATTACCTTTTAAACGTAGCATCTTTAttcgtttcaatatttttgtgcAGCCCACATTGCAATTCGAAATATTAACTTAAACCAAAATAGATTTAAATTTGAACTCTTAAACTTAGCTGCCATCTATTACGAAACAAATCGGTTGCAAATATGTTCCAGATTTACGCAAATGTCATTGCGGGAGCCAGTATGTTCTACTTGGTTATCTTTTAACACGAATATACGTCATAACTGAGCACTTATTCAAAGCGCACCTTATGGATTATACATTGTATCGGGCTTGATCTATAGGAAACCTGAAATAATGTGGGAACTCATttatactcgtatttaaaaaaggaaaacgtcgattatacatttttacatttaacttaaattcATACGCTGCAAGTTGACTACTGCCGGGGATATCAACAGCATCATTCAGCAGGTCTTAATCCGGTCATCAGATTGGGGTGATGGAAcgataaaacaataataattgaatacCGAGCTTCGTTTCAACTACTCTCTAAATGTGTATTCCTCTAGAGGGAGCAATTGAGTAATCAAGCGTCCGTCTCACCGTCCGTTACATCATGTCTCAGCTATAGCTATAACTAGATTTATAAACTATTTAGATAATGCTTCATGCTTATTGAACATCAAAGAAACGTGTATCCTGCATAAACTGTGTGCACTCATATCAAAGGGCAGTGATCAGTTTTgtacaatgtataattataaagaGTATTTATATGACCCGACTAGAGCTGATCAGTTTCCCAAAAGGCGAGAAACCTTCTATGAACAAGACTTGATGTGCAACTGCTCAAGAGAACTTTGGAAGAGTTTACTTTTGTAATTAAAACGTGTTCCTGAATATGGGATCAGCTAAATAAGGTATTCCTAATTAGTACTAAGGTTTCTAAAAAACTTCAATTGCACGAGTGAAGCTATTAGCAATACGTGCATTGAAGAACGATCAGAATGCGAACGTGATATTTATCACATAcacattatttgttattatattgaaCACTGCGCCACTCGTGAAAACACAAGTTTGATTGCTTACGTGATGAGATACacaagtttaaactaaaacaaacaatcctCCTCTATTTAATAGGacatttaataatagtttaacaTAAAGTGGTTTTTAAGCTGACAAAATTGACTCAACCTTGGCCAAACATACTCCTAGGCTCAACAAAGGGCTTCAATGATTGCCCTACCCATTGTGAGAGAACGGACACCAGATATTGCCCAAAAATTAACAtacaacagtttttttctttacCTTCTACCAGAGGTAAGATATTGTTGCATTAAcgcttataaaaaatatcaacaaataaaaaaagtgtttaaaccAATAGTtgaattgtaattgtaattttcaagaaatatatcgaataaataaacaatctgAAACGACTTATTCCCTATTCGAAACTCTTAGATTTTGGTAAATATATCACCgtaaaatacagaaaaatgataaagaaacatACCACGCGccaaaatcaaacgcttatcgcTTTGTCACTTTTTGGGCTATATCTTATGTCCGTTCATCCACAGTGTTACCGCCTGGGGCATATGAGGGACTTCAGATCAGTAGCGGGTGATTTCCAATTGGCGGGATTATGGCGACCGACTGAAATCACCACTCCAGACTaggtttaattattttgttgactTTGACCCATGGAATATTTACAAGCTCAACAAAGTTTGCAGTTTTCCTGAATTATTTGTTAGTGCAAGCCGCATCCGTCGCCCCATCCCCCTCTCCCATTCCTCCCCAAGAgttaagataataataattaaaaaaatggttcatGGCAATTTACATATTAGtcaattaaaaatgcattgcgggattgatgttattattgggatatgaacgcaattggctAGTCAAAGTGTGTGTAGTCCGAaagactccacgcgtactttgaccagcccaattgcgtttatatccccgataatgaaatcaatcccgcaattaattacttatatttacaccaatagttcattttttcattcaagaattgttaaaaaatacttcatttaagaaaacttttcagTAATTCATTCTAACCCATTCTGTAAACAGATCGACCCGACTGTaactggaaacattttatcaaatgacgtcacaataacgcgagGAAAGATCAAACACTTGAAATCCCTTTAAAacgttaaataaaaaaacttatggcaacaacacatttaagatatcacaaattaacactttctaaaatgttgatttatattttacgggacctgctgacacaatcaaaacaataacaagatctaCAATTTCcgtgtatattgttatgcgatgaattgcgatcagaatatatccgaagatgttgcgttcatcggatggtAACCGCAATTtacgaaaggcagttcatttaaggaatggaagttgtaTAAATATGGAGCTATGAACGAAAACGgtaagtaaaacattaaattgttcaacCTGTAACAAAGGCAAACAATTTTATCTCAAAGAgtattcttttcaaaattttacacaCTATATTATTGGGTAATAAGTTGTAATATGCGACCACGAGAAAACAGGGGCTGTTATATTCCTGTTACAAATTTCCCCGACTGAATCATGCTCGATTATTGCAGcgcaaaatatgtttataaaacatatgtgtCCTCAAAATTGTAGCCAAATAGGATACTCTCACATTAAATGTCTGTGTGGTTATTTCAGGAATGTTTGatattaacaattatatttatgatgTTCTTTAGGAAATAAGCTTAACGCAAACGAGGCCAAGCTATGCAAGGACAATATGAAAGTATCCCTCGAGATAGCAAAGTTAGCAGATGATACAACTCTGTTTGCAAACTTTGTAAGTGATGCAAATGATTTACATAGCTGCGAGAATTTACAAAAAGCCACGCCCCATTTACTCGCTGCCTCGGCAGCGAATGTTGCCGGTTTAATATATGTGCgggttaatatattttacaaacttaTTTAATACGGAATACGTGGCAAATACTGTACAgtctttatatttcaatgtaaattcaagcataaattttcaaaatgagcTAAGTGAGACATTTATTTGCTCAAAAGGGACACGTCAGGGGGattgtttgtttccatttttttctatgtatataaatgacttAGAAAAATAATTCTTACTTAAAGGGTCACAAGGACTTACTATTAACACACTCAAACTACTTCTATTAGTGTATGCCGATGGTATTGTTATAGTTTCAATTCAGAGGAAGACCTACAAAATGGCTTgaatattttactcttttttgtcagaaatggaaactttgttaatattgaaaaaaaaaaacgcaaagATTATGGTGTTTCAAAAATGGGGGagattaagaaataattaatatataatgataataaagaaat encodes:
- the LOC128223533 gene encoding hemicentin-1-like, which encodes MDYLNAYKYIFLSLHLLIIQQTTYKNQKVSLICNASGEPSPTFSWYKDDEIIDGESEIVLEIANSSIYHAGLYHCVAGNIIARLTFPPSSVRVSEEESKPIHDVVTTPRIAVASAINDDNDGLKKEHADDKESFPLVAVMVPTVVVLVVAAGVAAYSWRLYKRRLSRKANATAAASV